A single genomic interval of Rhizobium leguminosarum bv. trifolii WSM1325 harbors:
- a CDS encoding IS66 Orf2 family protein (PFAM: IS66 Orf2 family protein~KEGG: oan:Oant_4787 IS66 Orf2 family protein) — protein sequence MIGPGTGVRVYLACGITDMRKGVEGLAALAQDVLRQKPTGGAVFAFRGKRGDRLKLLYFDGQGFCLYYKILQKGRFPWPSASDGTARLTSAQLAMLWEGIDWRRPDWGAPPARVG from the coding sequence ATGATTGGGCCTGGGACCGGCGTTCGGGTGTATCTTGCGTGCGGGATCACGGATATGCGCAAGGGAGTAGAAGGCCTTGCCGCGCTTGCGCAGGATGTTTTGCGTCAGAAGCCGACTGGCGGCGCGGTCTTCGCCTTTCGCGGCAAGCGTGGCGATCGTTTGAAGCTGCTGTATTTTGATGGCCAGGGCTTCTGCCTGTATTACAAGATCTTGCAGAAGGGGCGGTTTCCTTGGCCTTCGGCATCCGACGGGACTGCCCGGCTGACGTCGGCCCAACTGGCGATGTTGTGGGAAGGGATCGATTGGCGTCGTCCTGATTGGGGTGCGCCACCGGCCCGTGTCGGGTGA
- a CDS encoding beta-lactamase domain protein (PFAM: beta-lactamase domain protein~KEGG: rec:RHECIAT_CH0001110 probable beta-lactamase family protein): MDSPAFDLAFEPAYGQAVPVVSGVERVTVNNPGPFTFFGTNSYIVGSSSVAVIDPGPEDEAHFQALMAALAGRAVTHIFVSHTHRDHSPLARRLQAATGAVTVGQGPHRPARPLRDGEINPFSESSDLSFVPDITLSDGERLSGDGWALSAVLTPGHTANHAAFALEGRDILFSGDHVMVWSTSIIAPPDGSMADYMESLDRLIARDDRLLLPGHGGPVTEPSTFLNALKAHRLRREQAVLARVQAGDQRIAEMVKVIYRDTDPKLHGAAALSVLAHIEDLLERGEIAADGPPSLAALYRPAA; this comes from the coding sequence ATGGACAGTCCCGCATTCGACCTCGCTTTCGAGCCGGCCTATGGGCAGGCCGTGCCGGTTGTTTCAGGGGTCGAGCGGGTTACAGTGAACAATCCCGGGCCTTTCACCTTTTTCGGCACCAACAGCTATATCGTCGGCTCGTCCTCCGTCGCGGTCATCGATCCCGGCCCGGAGGATGAGGCGCATTTTCAGGCGCTGATGGCAGCGCTTGCCGGCCGCGCGGTGACGCATATCTTCGTCAGCCACACGCATCGCGACCACTCGCCGCTGGCCAGGCGCCTGCAGGCGGCAACGGGGGCGGTGACGGTGGGCCAAGGGCCGCACCGGCCGGCGCGGCCGCTCAGGGATGGCGAGATCAATCCCTTTTCCGAAAGCTCGGATCTATCCTTCGTGCCCGATATAACGCTCAGTGACGGCGAGCGCCTATCGGGCGATGGCTGGGCGCTGAGCGCGGTGCTGACGCCGGGGCACACGGCCAATCATGCCGCCTTTGCGCTTGAAGGCCGCGACATCCTGTTCTCCGGCGATCACGTCATGGTCTGGTCGACCTCGATCATCGCGCCGCCGGATGGCTCGATGGCGGATTACATGGAATCACTCGACCGGCTGATTGCGCGCGACGACCGGTTGTTGCTGCCCGGCCATGGCGGGCCGGTGACGGAACCCTCGACCTTCCTCAACGCGCTGAAGGCGCATCGCCTCAGGCGCGAGCAGGCCGTGCTGGCGCGCGTCCAGGCAGGCGACCAGCGGATTGCCGAGATGGTGAAGGTGATCTATCGCGACACCGATCCGAAGCTGCATGGGGCGGCCGCCCTTTCGGTGCTCGCCCATATCGAGGATCTTCTGGAGCGTGGCGAGATCGCGGCGGATGGGCCGCCTTCGCTTGCCGCCCTCTACCGGCCGGCGGCATGA
- a CDS encoding putative thiol-disulphide oxidoreductase DCC (PFAM: putative thiol-disulphide oxidoreductase DCC~KEGG: ret:RHE_CH01012 hypothetical protein): MMMRAQADYSYRNDADVPAFADDRPLIVFDGECVFCSGWVKFALKHDKQQRYRFLAAQTPLGAALYRHYGLHARDYETNILIENGRAFFKSDGSIRMVAGLGFPYLLVKIFRLLPRRAADALYEYIARNRLKIAGRQSCMVPTPQQRGRFIT; the protein is encoded by the coding sequence ATGATGATGCGGGCTCAAGCCGATTACAGCTATCGCAACGATGCCGATGTGCCCGCCTTTGCCGATGACCGGCCGTTGATCGTCTTCGATGGCGAATGCGTGTTCTGCTCCGGCTGGGTGAAATTCGCGCTGAAACATGACAAGCAGCAGCGATACCGCTTCCTGGCGGCGCAGACGCCGCTCGGCGCCGCGCTCTACCGGCATTACGGGCTTCATGCGCGCGACTACGAGACCAATATCCTGATCGAAAATGGCCGCGCCTTCTTCAAATCCGACGGCTCGATCCGCATGGTGGCGGGGCTCGGCTTTCCCTATTTGCTGGTCAAGATCTTCCGGCTGCTGCCGCGGCGGGCGGCCGATGCGCTCTATGAATACATCGCCCGCAACCGGCTGAAGATTGCCGGCCGGCAAAGCTGCATGGTGCCGACGCCGCAGCAGCGCGGCCGCTTCATCACATGA
- a CDS encoding conserved hypothetical protein (KEGG: ret:RHE_CH01004 hypothetical protein), which yields MRIRLLITVMATIVAGLSACQTMTPEERRAADEQRCQSYGFRRGTDGFATCLQRIDLDRRAESRAQSAEMMNNMAWELNGPYIYRDRWRHRH from the coding sequence ATGCGCATTCGTCTTCTCATCACCGTCATGGCCACCATCGTCGCCGGGCTCTCGGCCTGCCAGACGATGACGCCGGAGGAGCGGCGGGCAGCGGATGAGCAGCGGTGCCAGAGCTATGGCTTCCGCCGCGGCACGGATGGTTTTGCCACCTGCTTGCAGCGCATCGATCTCGACCGGCGCGCCGAATCGCGGGCGCAAAGCGCTGAGATGATGAACAACATGGCCTGGGAGCTGAACGGGCCGTATATCTACCGCGATCGTTGGCGGCATCGTCACTGA
- a CDS encoding conserved hypothetical protein (KEGG: ret:RHE_CH01005 hypothetical protein), with protein sequence MALRDRFSKKLSCPQCGNEGFAEASEVDDPKRKHPDFKVDQLPRGFGVQRPSNHQENFVIKCECGRKFPFRSVAEAAAERR encoded by the coding sequence ATGGCCCTTCGCGATCGATTTTCGAAAAAACTGAGCTGTCCGCAATGCGGCAATGAGGGCTTTGCCGAGGCCTCGGAAGTTGATGATCCCAAGCGCAAGCACCCGGATTTCAAGGTCGATCAGCTGCCGCGCGGTTTTGGCGTGCAGCGGCCTTCCAATCATCAGGAAAATTTCGTCATCAAGTGCGAATGCGGTCGCAAGTTCCCCTTCCGCAGCGTTGCGGAAGCCGCGGCCGAGCGCCGCTAA
- a CDS encoding conserved hypothetical protein (KEGG: ret:RHE_CH01006 hypothetical protein), with amino-acid sequence MISPEIAARPQASVLGGIDHQSEPMLPMELLELELSLEGYAGGDAGFCEAVRQAAARSGGELLFDLPAGGLIDDCRRIAVLRIPGDGQEMRVVLALLDGNGTEIRMQAPDEETAPLVRFADAFIELLERI; translated from the coding sequence ATGATTTCACCCGAGATTGCAGCAAGGCCGCAGGCGTCAGTGCTTGGCGGGATCGACCATCAGTCCGAGCCGATGCTGCCGATGGAGCTGCTTGAGCTCGAACTTTCGCTCGAAGGTTATGCCGGCGGCGATGCCGGCTTCTGCGAGGCGGTGCGCCAGGCAGCGGCACGCTCCGGCGGCGAATTGCTGTTCGACCTGCCGGCCGGCGGCCTCATCGATGATTGCCGGCGCATTGCCGTGCTGCGTATCCCAGGTGACGGCCAGGAGATGCGCGTCGTGCTGGCGCTGCTCGACGGCAACGGCACCGAGATCCGCATGCAGGCGCCCGATGAAGAGACCGCGCCGCTGGTGCGTTTCGCCGATGCCTTCATCGAACTGCTGGAGCGGATCTGA
- a CDS encoding conserved hypothetical protein (KEGG: ret:RHE_CH01007 hypothetical protein), protein MVERAGADEQPVSLMAIRFDRPVSNAARFSRLLAAFSLVLALAVMIAHRFGGLATPYLVLLLIAAAGGALLSAMLAAVGLRSLWMTGAEGGLAALAALIYAAFPLGLGAYATERYMTRPDIYDVSTDPVSVPDWLSPPHSDQIWLKRNVQVTPEDREKQLAAYPELTGRRYEGALDRVLEAVRKVAKMSGMTITKSSGDTEPDRDAEDKPVKPPQPGDDAVADAPNTIPVPTPRPYDDDVAKLIRGVNGVTLQGTTRTLILGLRFDIIIRLREEAETTFVDIRVASRYGQHDLGFSAEIAGDYLKALDAELLGIAGG, encoded by the coding sequence GTGGTCGAACGCGCGGGCGCTGACGAGCAACCGGTAAGTTTGATGGCCATCCGCTTCGACCGCCCCGTTTCCAACGCCGCCCGCTTTTCGCGGCTGCTCGCGGCGTTTTCCCTGGTGCTGGCGCTGGCTGTGATGATTGCCCATCGCTTCGGCGGCCTCGCCACACCCTATCTGGTACTGCTGCTGATTGCCGCCGCCGGCGGCGCGCTGCTTTCCGCCATGCTTGCCGCAGTCGGGCTGCGTAGCCTCTGGATGACGGGGGCCGAGGGCGGGCTGGCGGCGCTGGCGGCGCTGATTTATGCCGCCTTTCCGCTCGGCCTCGGCGCCTATGCCACCGAGCGCTACATGACGCGGCCCGATATCTACGACGTCTCCACCGATCCGGTCTCGGTGCCTGACTGGCTTTCGCCGCCGCACTCCGACCAGATCTGGCTGAAGCGCAATGTGCAGGTGACGCCGGAGGACCGCGAAAAGCAGCTCGCCGCATATCCCGAACTCACCGGCCGGCGCTATGAGGGCGCGCTCGACCGCGTGCTCGAAGCGGTGCGCAAGGTCGCCAAGATGAGCGGCATGACCATCACGAAAAGCAGTGGCGACACCGAGCCCGACCGTGATGCCGAGGACAAGCCGGTGAAGCCGCCGCAGCCGGGCGACGATGCGGTGGCCGATGCGCCCAATACCATCCCCGTGCCGACGCCGCGCCCCTATGACGACGATGTCGCCAAGCTGATCCGCGGCGTCAACGGCGTGACGCTGCAGGGCACCACCCGCACGCTGATCCTCGGCCTGCGCTTCGATATCATCATTCGGCTCCGCGAAGAGGCCGAAACCACCTTCGTCGACATCCGCGTCGCCTCCCGCTACGGCCAACACGACCTCGGCTTCAGCGCCGAAATCGCCGGCGATTATTTGAAGGCGCTGGATGCCGAGCTGCTGGGGATTGCGGGTGGGTGA
- a CDS encoding Saccharopine dehydrogenase (PFAM: Saccharopine dehydrogenase~KEGG: ret:RHE_CH01011 hypothetical protein) — MSEDRFSLLIIGGYGTFGGRLARLLGDEPRLRLLVGGRSLEKADDFVADLRTPKDGAEGLGSHNLGAMVQAVSFDRDGDLIEQLTRLRPHLVVDASGPFQSFGKDAYKVVEACIDLGIDYADIADSTGFVAGISGLDAAAKAQGTFALSGLSSLPALSFAALEAMAPHFSRVDTVAAGIAPSAHVKIGLNVVRAIASYAGKKVPVLRHGQPASGRGLIDAMRVTVAPPGVKPLRSRKFLLVDAPDLKLLPARFAGLQSTFTGVGTEPQPLQRLLSLAARLVRLRLLPSLLPFSRLLQRASHAFAVGEHRGGMFVRVGGVDHAGRRLSCGWHLIAEGDDGPFIPVIGVDALVRRLLSGVRPENGARPAAGELQLADFEAAFQRFAITSGITMEHEEARQPLYQRILGSAWERLPPALAALHAGGARVASGRARIERGGGLLARIVARLIGFPPAGEDVPVTVRFVADGDKEIWTRDFGGTVFRSWQVEAKGRDRDLLAEVFGPFRVLMALVPDGEKLRLVVRGWRFCGIPLPMFLAPGGETYEEERDGRFHFHVEIGGRLTGLVVRYTGWLVVEE; from the coding sequence ATGAGCGAGGACCGGTTTTCGCTGCTCATCATCGGCGGTTACGGCACGTTTGGCGGGCGGCTTGCCCGGCTGCTTGGCGATGAACCGCGGCTCAGGCTGCTGGTTGGGGGGCGGTCGCTGGAAAAGGCTGACGATTTCGTTGCCGATCTCCGGACGCCGAAAGATGGCGCCGAGGGCCTGGGAAGCCACAATCTCGGCGCGATGGTGCAGGCCGTCAGCTTCGACCGAGACGGCGACCTCATCGAACAGCTGACGCGGCTGAGGCCTCATCTCGTCGTCGATGCCTCGGGGCCGTTCCAGAGCTTCGGGAAGGATGCTTATAAGGTGGTCGAGGCCTGCATCGATCTCGGCATCGATTATGCCGATATCGCCGACAGCACCGGTTTCGTCGCCGGCATCAGTGGGCTGGATGCGGCGGCCAAGGCCCAGGGCACCTTCGCGCTGTCGGGGCTGAGCAGCCTGCCTGCGCTTTCCTTTGCGGCACTGGAGGCGATGGCGCCGCATTTCTCCCGGGTCGACACTGTCGCGGCGGGCATTGCCCCGTCGGCGCATGTCAAGATCGGGCTCAATGTCGTGAGAGCGATCGCGAGCTATGCCGGCAAGAAGGTTCCGGTGCTGCGCCATGGGCAGCCGGCCTCCGGGCGCGGGCTGATCGATGCGATGCGGGTGACGGTGGCGCCGCCGGGGGTTAAGCCGCTGCGCAGCCGGAAATTCCTGCTGGTGGATGCGCCGGATCTCAAGCTGCTGCCGGCACGCTTTGCCGGCCTGCAATCGACTTTCACCGGGGTCGGCACGGAGCCGCAGCCGCTGCAGCGCTTGCTCAGCCTTGCGGCAAGGCTCGTCCGCCTCCGGCTCCTGCCGTCGCTGTTGCCGTTTTCGCGGCTGCTGCAGCGCGCCAGCCACGCTTTCGCGGTGGGCGAACATCGCGGCGGCATGTTCGTGCGCGTCGGCGGTGTCGATCACGCCGGACGGCGGCTGTCCTGCGGCTGGCATCTGATTGCCGAAGGTGATGACGGGCCGTTCATTCCTGTTATCGGCGTGGACGCGCTGGTGCGCCGGCTGCTGAGCGGCGTGCGGCCGGAGAATGGTGCGCGGCCGGCGGCGGGGGAATTGCAGCTTGCGGATTTCGAAGCGGCCTTCCAGCGTTTTGCGATCACATCCGGCATCACGATGGAACACGAGGAGGCACGCCAGCCGCTCTACCAGAGAATCCTCGGCAGCGCCTGGGAGCGGCTGCCGCCGGCCCTCGCCGCGCTGCATGCCGGCGGCGCGCGCGTCGCCTCCGGCCGGGCGCGGATCGAGCGCGGCGGCGGGCTGCTGGCGAGGATCGTCGCGCGCCTCATCGGCTTTCCCCCAGCGGGTGAGGATGTGCCGGTCACGGTGCGTTTCGTTGCCGATGGCGACAAGGAGATCTGGACACGCGATTTCGGCGGCACGGTGTTCCGCAGCTGGCAGGTCGAGGCAAAGGGCCGTGACCGGGATCTGCTCGCCGAGGTGTTCGGGCCATTCCGGGTGCTGATGGCGCTGGTGCCGGATGGGGAAAAGCTGCGGCTCGTGGTGCGCGGCTGGCGGTTTTGCGGGATTCCGCTGCCGATGTTTCTGGCGCCTGGCGGGGAGACGTATGAGGAGGAGCGGGATGGGCGGTTCCACTTCCACGTGGAGATCGGCGGGCGGCTGACGGGGTTGGTGGTGCGGTATACCGGGTGGTTGGTGGTGGAGGAGTGA
- a CDS encoding transposase IS3/IS911 family protein (PFAM: transposase IS3/IS911 family protein~KEGG: sme:SMa2191 transposase, fragment), giving the protein MRVEILGQERRRRWREEDKLAIVMSVGVSGATITEIAHRHDVTRQQIYAWRSELKKKGLLPVSSNALFIPVDLNAVQNDAPKLRESCSGMIELRLICGRTLRFESSMAPDVLTQIIRAVEAA; this is encoded by the coding sequence ATGCGCGTTGAAATTCTTGGGCAGGAACGTCGACGGCGGTGGCGCGAAGAAGACAAGCTTGCGATTGTCATGTCGGTTGGGGTTTCTGGAGCCACGATCACAGAGATTGCTCATCGTCATGATGTAACGCGGCAGCAGATATACGCCTGGCGTAGCGAGCTCAAGAAGAAGGGGCTGCTCCCGGTGTCTTCGAATGCATTGTTCATTCCCGTCGATCTGAATGCCGTGCAGAACGATGCCCCTAAATTGAGGGAGAGCTGCTCCGGGATGATTGAGCTACGATTGATCTGCGGCCGCACGCTTCGTTTCGAGAGTTCTATGGCTCCCGATGTCCTGACGCAGATTATCCGGGCAGTGGAAGCAGCATGA
- a CDS encoding conserved hypothetical protein (KEGG: rec:RHECIAT_CH0001103 hypothetical protein), whose protein sequence is MPNKDPIPTPNADTPRGPTPTPGIPDPIQQKPPLTPAQDPADTKNPQDPPLNPALLPIGDPAGAA, encoded by the coding sequence ATGCCCAACAAAGACCCGATCCCGACACCCAATGCCGACACACCGCGCGGCCCGACGCCGACCCCCGGCATTCCCGACCCCATCCAGCAAAAGCCGCCGCTGACGCCGGCACAGGATCCTGCTGATACGAAGAACCCGCAGGATCCGCCGCTCAATCCGGCGCTGCTGCCGATCGGGGATCCGGCTGGGGCGGCTTGA